A section of the Papio anubis isolate 15944 chromosome 4, Panubis1.0, whole genome shotgun sequence genome encodes:
- the LRRD1 gene encoding leucine-rich repeat and death domain-containing protein 1 isoform X1: MSEKEGMSEELEDTISQFRKESRSQSVKEPGFIKETSNLINEASDYLEGKSSNQIYETHPRQITLESTSSSGSKSKRNEEQKKNLQFSETSTRTETSQSLSSLTGRIAEYQALVNFLSHETVGEVGPQVSEENQKHLGLETTCKDNFTVNLEAKGLQEFPKDILKIKYVKHLYLDKNQIKTFQGADSGDLLGLEILSLQENGLSSLPSEIRLLHNLRILNVSHNHISHIPKEISQLGNIRQLFFYNNYIENFPSDLECLGNLEILSLGKNKLRHIPDTLPSLKYLRVLNLQYNQLTIFPKALCFLPKLISLDLTGNLISSLPKEIRELKNLETLLLDHNKLTFLAVEIFQLLKIKELQLADNKLEVISHKIENFRELRILILDKNLLKNIPEKICCCAMLECLTLSDNKLTELPKNIHKLNNLRKLHVNRNNMVKITDSISHLNNICSLEFSGNIIAGVPIEIKNCQKIIKIELNYNKIMYFPLGLCALDSLYYLSVNGNYISEIPADISFSKQLLHLELSENKLLIFSEHFCSLINLKYLDLGKNQIKKIPASISNMISLHVLILCCNKFETFPRELCTLENLRVLDLSENQLQKISSDICNLKGIQKLNFSSNQFIHFPIELCQLQSLEQLNISQIKGRKLTRLPGELSNMTQLKELDISNNAIREIPRNIGELRNLVSLHAYNNQISYIPPSLLSLNDLQQLNLSGNNLTTLPSAIYNLFSLKEINFDHNPLLRPPMEICKGKQLYTIARYLQRADERDDTRFLLSSNIEKILEKIFKIVANNITETNFEFLCQKLNLANSETDMPTKSTVSLSERAHQALVIWKTQSNKLSLTAAALRDQLIRALTMIGAYEIMDKITALNLFTRAIKF; this comes from the exons ATGTCTGAAAAGGAGGGTATGTCAGAGGAGCTAGAGGATACTATTAGTCAATTTAGGAAAGAATCTAGATCACAGTCAGTGAAGGAGCCTGGCTTTATTAAAGAAACATCAAATTTGATAAACGAAGCTTCTGATTACCTGGAAGGGAAATCTTCTAACCAGATTTATGAAACACATCCTAGACAGATTACATTAGAGTCAACATCTTCCTCTGGAAGCAagtccaagagaaatgaagaacaaaagaaaaatcttcaatTTTCTGAAACAAGCACTAGAACAGAAACTTCACAGAGTTTATCATCACTAACTGGGAGGATTGCAGAATATCAGGCTTTGGTTAACTTCCTATCTCATGAAACAGTAGGAGAAGTTGGTCCACAAGTCTCTGAAGAAAATCAGAAACATCTTGGCTTAGAAACAACTTGTAAAGATAACTTTACAGTTAACCTTGAGGCCAAGGGTTTACAGGAATTTcctaaggacattttaaaaatcaaatatgtaaAACATCTATATTTAGACAAGAATCAAATCAAAACTTTTCAAGGGgcagactcaggtgatctgctagGACTTGAAATTCTATCCCTGCAAGAAAATGGATTATCATCACTTCCATCTGAAATTCGGTTACTTCATAATTTAAGGATATTAAACGTCAGTCACAACCACATATCACATATACCTAAAGAAATATCTCAGCTTGGGAATATCAGACAACTCTTTTTTTATAACAATTACATTGAAAATTTTCCTTCTGACTTAGAATGTCTTGGAAACTTGGAAATTTTAAGTTTGGGTAAAAATAAGTTAAGGCATATACCAGATACTCTGCCTAGTTTAAAATACTTGCGGGTTCTCAATTTGCAATATAATCAATTAACAATATTTCCTAAAGCTCTGTGCTTCCTTCCAAAGTTAATTTCACTAGACCTTACTGGAAACCTGATCAGCAGTTTGCCAAAAGAAATTAGGGAgcttaaaaatttagaaacactTTTACTGGATCATAATAAGCTTACCTTTCTGGCTGTAGAAATTTTTCAGTTACTCAAAATAAAAGAACTCCAACTGGCCGACAATAAATTGGAAGTTATTTCACACAAAATTGAGAATTTCAGGGAACTTAGGATTCTTATACttgataaaaatttattgaaaaatataccAGAGAAAATATGTTGCTGTGCAATGTTGGAATGCCTTACTCTTAGTGATAATAAATTAACAGAACTTCCTAAGAACATCCATAAGCTTAACAATTTAAGAAAACTTCATGTAAACAGAAATAATATGGTAAAAATAACTGACAGTATCTCACATCTTAATAATATATGCAGTCTAGAATTTTCAGGAAACATAATTGCAGGTGTTcccattgaaataaaaaactgccaaaaaataattaaaattgaattgaattataacaaaataatgtattttccgTTGGGACTGTGTGCTTTAGATTCTCTTTATTATTTGAGTGTTAATGgaaattatatttcagaaatacCTGCGGATATATCTTTCAGTAAACAACTGCTTCATTTAGAATTGAGTGAAAACAAACTCCTCATATTTTCTGAGCACTTTTGTTCTCTTATTAATCTTAAATACCTGGATCTTGGTAaaaaccaaataaagaaaattccagCATCTATTTCTAATATGATATCACTCCATGTACTTATTTTATGCTGTAATAAATTTGAAACTTTCCCTAGAGAACTGTGTACTTTAGAAAATTTGCGAGTACTTGATCTTTCAGAAAACCAATTACAGAAAATCTCTTCAGACATCTGTAATTTAAAAGGAATCCAGAAATTAAACTTCTCAAGCAATCAATTTATACATTTTCCTATTGAACTGTGCCAACTTCAATCACTGGAACAGCTGAATATAAGTCAGATAAAAGGGAGAAAG TTAACAAGACTTCCAGGAGAGCTATCTAATATGACTCAACTTAAAGAACTTGATATCTCAAATAATGCAATCAGAGAGATTCCAAGAAATATAGGAGAATTGAGAAATTTGGTTAGTTTGCATGCATACAATAATCAAATAAGTTATATTCCACCATCTTTGCTATCTTTAAATGATCTCCAGCAACTAAACCTGAGTG GAAATAATCTGACAACTCTACCTAGTGCTATCTACAATCTTTTTTCACTGAAGGAGATAAATTTTGATCACAACCCTTTGCTGAGACCTCCAATGGAAATCTGTAAAGGAAAACAGTTGTACACTATTGCACGCTATCTACAGAGGGCAGATGAAAGAGATG atacacgttttcttttatcttcaaaCATAGAGAAAATCTTAGAGAAGATATTCAAGATAGTTGCCAACAACATCACTGAAaccaattttgaatttttatgtcaAAAACTAAACCTGGCAAACTCAGAAACTGATATGCCTACAAAGAG CACTGTTTCATTAAGTGAGAGAGCCCACCAAGCACTTGTTATATGGAAAACACAGAGTAACAAATTATCACTAACTGCTGCTGCTTTAAGAGATCAACTAATTCGAGCACTAACTATGATAGGAGCATATGAAATTATGGACAAAATAACAGCTTTAAATCTTTTTACACGTGCAATTAAATTCTAA
- the LRRD1 gene encoding leucine-rich repeat and death domain-containing protein 1 isoform X2, giving the protein MSEKEGMSEELEDTISQFRKESRSQSVKEPGFIKETSNLINEASDYLEGKSSNQIYETHPRQITLESTSSSGSKSKRNEEQKKNLQFSETSTRTETSQSLSSLTGRIAEYQALVNFLSHETVGEVGPQVSEENQKHLGLETTCKDNFTVNLEAKGLQEFPKDILKIKYVKHLYLDKNQIKTFQGADSGDLLGLEILSLQENGLSSLPSEIRLLHNLRILNVSHNHISHIPKEISQLGNIRQLFFYNNYIENFPSDLECLGNLEILSLGKNKLRHIPDTLPSLKYLRVLNLQYNQLTIFPKALCFLPKLISLDLTGNLISSLPKEIRELKNLETLLLDHNKLTFLAVEIFQLLKIKELQLADNKLEVISHKIENFRELRILILDKNLLKNIPEKICCCAMLECLTLSDNKLTELPKNIHKLNNLRKLHVNRNNMVKITDSISHLNNICSLEFSGNIIAGVPIEIKNCQKIIKIELNYNKIMYFPLGLCALDSLYYLSVNGNYISEIPADISFSKQLLHLELSENKLLIFSEHFCSLINLKYLDLGKNQIKKIPASISNMISLHVLILCCNKFETFPRELCTLENLRVLDLSENQLQKISSDICNLKGIQKLNFSSNQFIHFPIELCQLQSLEQLNISQIKGRKLTRLPGELSNMTQLKELDISNNAIREIPRNIGELRNLVSLHAYNNQISYIPPSLLSLNDLQQLNLSGNNLTTLPSAIYNLFSLKEINFDHNPLLRPPMEICKGKQLYTIARYLQRADERDEKILEKIFKIVANNITETNFEFLCQKLNLANSETDMPTKSTVSLSERAHQALVIWKTQSNKLSLTAAALRDQLIRALTMIGAYEIMDKITALNLFTRAIKF; this is encoded by the exons ATGTCTGAAAAGGAGGGTATGTCAGAGGAGCTAGAGGATACTATTAGTCAATTTAGGAAAGAATCTAGATCACAGTCAGTGAAGGAGCCTGGCTTTATTAAAGAAACATCAAATTTGATAAACGAAGCTTCTGATTACCTGGAAGGGAAATCTTCTAACCAGATTTATGAAACACATCCTAGACAGATTACATTAGAGTCAACATCTTCCTCTGGAAGCAagtccaagagaaatgaagaacaaaagaaaaatcttcaatTTTCTGAAACAAGCACTAGAACAGAAACTTCACAGAGTTTATCATCACTAACTGGGAGGATTGCAGAATATCAGGCTTTGGTTAACTTCCTATCTCATGAAACAGTAGGAGAAGTTGGTCCACAAGTCTCTGAAGAAAATCAGAAACATCTTGGCTTAGAAACAACTTGTAAAGATAACTTTACAGTTAACCTTGAGGCCAAGGGTTTACAGGAATTTcctaaggacattttaaaaatcaaatatgtaaAACATCTATATTTAGACAAGAATCAAATCAAAACTTTTCAAGGGgcagactcaggtgatctgctagGACTTGAAATTCTATCCCTGCAAGAAAATGGATTATCATCACTTCCATCTGAAATTCGGTTACTTCATAATTTAAGGATATTAAACGTCAGTCACAACCACATATCACATATACCTAAAGAAATATCTCAGCTTGGGAATATCAGACAACTCTTTTTTTATAACAATTACATTGAAAATTTTCCTTCTGACTTAGAATGTCTTGGAAACTTGGAAATTTTAAGTTTGGGTAAAAATAAGTTAAGGCATATACCAGATACTCTGCCTAGTTTAAAATACTTGCGGGTTCTCAATTTGCAATATAATCAATTAACAATATTTCCTAAAGCTCTGTGCTTCCTTCCAAAGTTAATTTCACTAGACCTTACTGGAAACCTGATCAGCAGTTTGCCAAAAGAAATTAGGGAgcttaaaaatttagaaacactTTTACTGGATCATAATAAGCTTACCTTTCTGGCTGTAGAAATTTTTCAGTTACTCAAAATAAAAGAACTCCAACTGGCCGACAATAAATTGGAAGTTATTTCACACAAAATTGAGAATTTCAGGGAACTTAGGATTCTTATACttgataaaaatttattgaaaaatataccAGAGAAAATATGTTGCTGTGCAATGTTGGAATGCCTTACTCTTAGTGATAATAAATTAACAGAACTTCCTAAGAACATCCATAAGCTTAACAATTTAAGAAAACTTCATGTAAACAGAAATAATATGGTAAAAATAACTGACAGTATCTCACATCTTAATAATATATGCAGTCTAGAATTTTCAGGAAACATAATTGCAGGTGTTcccattgaaataaaaaactgccaaaaaataattaaaattgaattgaattataacaaaataatgtattttccgTTGGGACTGTGTGCTTTAGATTCTCTTTATTATTTGAGTGTTAATGgaaattatatttcagaaatacCTGCGGATATATCTTTCAGTAAACAACTGCTTCATTTAGAATTGAGTGAAAACAAACTCCTCATATTTTCTGAGCACTTTTGTTCTCTTATTAATCTTAAATACCTGGATCTTGGTAaaaaccaaataaagaaaattccagCATCTATTTCTAATATGATATCACTCCATGTACTTATTTTATGCTGTAATAAATTTGAAACTTTCCCTAGAGAACTGTGTACTTTAGAAAATTTGCGAGTACTTGATCTTTCAGAAAACCAATTACAGAAAATCTCTTCAGACATCTGTAATTTAAAAGGAATCCAGAAATTAAACTTCTCAAGCAATCAATTTATACATTTTCCTATTGAACTGTGCCAACTTCAATCACTGGAACAGCTGAATATAAGTCAGATAAAAGGGAGAAAG TTAACAAGACTTCCAGGAGAGCTATCTAATATGACTCAACTTAAAGAACTTGATATCTCAAATAATGCAATCAGAGAGATTCCAAGAAATATAGGAGAATTGAGAAATTTGGTTAGTTTGCATGCATACAATAATCAAATAAGTTATATTCCACCATCTTTGCTATCTTTAAATGATCTCCAGCAACTAAACCTGAGTG GAAATAATCTGACAACTCTACCTAGTGCTATCTACAATCTTTTTTCACTGAAGGAGATAAATTTTGATCACAACCCTTTGCTGAGACCTCCAATGGAAATCTGTAAAGGAAAACAGTTGTACACTATTGCACGCTATCTACAGAGGGCAGATGAAAGAGATG AGAAAATCTTAGAGAAGATATTCAAGATAGTTGCCAACAACATCACTGAAaccaattttgaatttttatgtcaAAAACTAAACCTGGCAAACTCAGAAACTGATATGCCTACAAAGAG CACTGTTTCATTAAGTGAGAGAGCCCACCAAGCACTTGTTATATGGAAAACACAGAGTAACAAATTATCACTAACTGCTGCTGCTTTAAGAGATCAACTAATTCGAGCACTAACTATGATAGGAGCATATGAAATTATGGACAAAATAACAGCTTTAAATCTTTTTACACGTGCAATTAAATTCTAA
- the LRRD1 gene encoding leucine-rich repeat and death domain-containing protein 1 isoform X3, translating into MSEKEGMSEELEDTISQFRKESRSQSVKEPGFIKETSNLINEASDYLEGKSSNQIYETHPRQITLESTSSSGSKSKRNEEQKKNLQFSETSTRTETSQSLSSLTGRIAEYQALVNFLSHETVGEVGPQVSEENQKHLGLETTCKDNFTVNLEAKGLQEFPKDILKIKYVKHLYLDKNQIKTFQGADSGDLLGLEILSLQENGLSSLPSEIRLLHNLRILNVSHNHISHIPKEISQLGNIRQLFFYNNYIENFPSDLECLGNLEILSLGKNKLRHIPDTLPSLKYLRVLNLQYNQLTIFPKALCFLPKLISLDLTGNLISSLPKEIRELKNLETLLLDHNKLTFLAVEIFQLLKIKELQLADNKLEVISHKIENFRELRILILDKNLLKNIPEKICCCAMLECLTLSDNKLTELPKNIHKLNNLRKLHVNRNNMVKITDSISHLNNICSLEFSGNIIAGVPIEIKNCQKIIKIELNYNKIMYFPLGLCALDSLYYLSVNGNYISEIPADISFSKQLLHLELSENKLLIFSEHFCSLINLKYLDLGKNQIKKIPASISNMISLHVLILCCNKFETFPRELCTLENLRVLDLSENQLQKISSDICNLKGIQKLNFSSNQFIHFPIELCQLQSLEQLNISQIKGRKLTRLPGELSNMTQLKELDISNNAIREIPRNIGELRNLVSLHAYNNQISYIPPSLLSLNDLQQLNLSGNNLTTLPSAIYNLFSLKEINFDHNPLLRPPMEICKGKQLYTIARYLQRADERDALFH; encoded by the exons ATGTCTGAAAAGGAGGGTATGTCAGAGGAGCTAGAGGATACTATTAGTCAATTTAGGAAAGAATCTAGATCACAGTCAGTGAAGGAGCCTGGCTTTATTAAAGAAACATCAAATTTGATAAACGAAGCTTCTGATTACCTGGAAGGGAAATCTTCTAACCAGATTTATGAAACACATCCTAGACAGATTACATTAGAGTCAACATCTTCCTCTGGAAGCAagtccaagagaaatgaagaacaaaagaaaaatcttcaatTTTCTGAAACAAGCACTAGAACAGAAACTTCACAGAGTTTATCATCACTAACTGGGAGGATTGCAGAATATCAGGCTTTGGTTAACTTCCTATCTCATGAAACAGTAGGAGAAGTTGGTCCACAAGTCTCTGAAGAAAATCAGAAACATCTTGGCTTAGAAACAACTTGTAAAGATAACTTTACAGTTAACCTTGAGGCCAAGGGTTTACAGGAATTTcctaaggacattttaaaaatcaaatatgtaaAACATCTATATTTAGACAAGAATCAAATCAAAACTTTTCAAGGGgcagactcaggtgatctgctagGACTTGAAATTCTATCCCTGCAAGAAAATGGATTATCATCACTTCCATCTGAAATTCGGTTACTTCATAATTTAAGGATATTAAACGTCAGTCACAACCACATATCACATATACCTAAAGAAATATCTCAGCTTGGGAATATCAGACAACTCTTTTTTTATAACAATTACATTGAAAATTTTCCTTCTGACTTAGAATGTCTTGGAAACTTGGAAATTTTAAGTTTGGGTAAAAATAAGTTAAGGCATATACCAGATACTCTGCCTAGTTTAAAATACTTGCGGGTTCTCAATTTGCAATATAATCAATTAACAATATTTCCTAAAGCTCTGTGCTTCCTTCCAAAGTTAATTTCACTAGACCTTACTGGAAACCTGATCAGCAGTTTGCCAAAAGAAATTAGGGAgcttaaaaatttagaaacactTTTACTGGATCATAATAAGCTTACCTTTCTGGCTGTAGAAATTTTTCAGTTACTCAAAATAAAAGAACTCCAACTGGCCGACAATAAATTGGAAGTTATTTCACACAAAATTGAGAATTTCAGGGAACTTAGGATTCTTATACttgataaaaatttattgaaaaatataccAGAGAAAATATGTTGCTGTGCAATGTTGGAATGCCTTACTCTTAGTGATAATAAATTAACAGAACTTCCTAAGAACATCCATAAGCTTAACAATTTAAGAAAACTTCATGTAAACAGAAATAATATGGTAAAAATAACTGACAGTATCTCACATCTTAATAATATATGCAGTCTAGAATTTTCAGGAAACATAATTGCAGGTGTTcccattgaaataaaaaactgccaaaaaataattaaaattgaattgaattataacaaaataatgtattttccgTTGGGACTGTGTGCTTTAGATTCTCTTTATTATTTGAGTGTTAATGgaaattatatttcagaaatacCTGCGGATATATCTTTCAGTAAACAACTGCTTCATTTAGAATTGAGTGAAAACAAACTCCTCATATTTTCTGAGCACTTTTGTTCTCTTATTAATCTTAAATACCTGGATCTTGGTAaaaaccaaataaagaaaattccagCATCTATTTCTAATATGATATCACTCCATGTACTTATTTTATGCTGTAATAAATTTGAAACTTTCCCTAGAGAACTGTGTACTTTAGAAAATTTGCGAGTACTTGATCTTTCAGAAAACCAATTACAGAAAATCTCTTCAGACATCTGTAATTTAAAAGGAATCCAGAAATTAAACTTCTCAAGCAATCAATTTATACATTTTCCTATTGAACTGTGCCAACTTCAATCACTGGAACAGCTGAATATAAGTCAGATAAAAGGGAGAAAG TTAACAAGACTTCCAGGAGAGCTATCTAATATGACTCAACTTAAAGAACTTGATATCTCAAATAATGCAATCAGAGAGATTCCAAGAAATATAGGAGAATTGAGAAATTTGGTTAGTTTGCATGCATACAATAATCAAATAAGTTATATTCCACCATCTTTGCTATCTTTAAATGATCTCCAGCAACTAAACCTGAGTG GAAATAATCTGACAACTCTACCTAGTGCTATCTACAATCTTTTTTCACTGAAGGAGATAAATTTTGATCACAACCCTTTGCTGAGACCTCCAATGGAAATCTGTAAAGGAAAACAGTTGTACACTATTGCACGCTATCTACAGAGGGCAGATGAAAGAGATG CACTGTTTCATTAA